The Echeneis naucrates chromosome 8, fEcheNa1.1, whole genome shotgun sequence genome has a window encoding:
- the tyk2 gene encoding non-receptor tyrosine-protein kinase TYK2, with product MSRNWLLRRSRPAKNVKTEAPQGEGIHVFLFWTKDGEKYLSHTSGKITAEDLCISAAEAVGITPVCHVLFALYEPQSRCWYSPNHVFSPEENPSLVLHYCMRFYFRNWHGLNKEPTVSRYRAKSGSDQGGSPLLELTSLEYLFSQAKYEFVNEVMQLEEVQSEEELNRFKNESLGMAVLHLSHQALETGSTLRDVAKKVSFLHCIPKSVAKHISKNNILTRFRIQRVFAEFVRTFQMHTVDKGRLGPNEIMYKYISTIEHLAPCFGTETFNVIQLELREAGDGGSSYANTTHAQGVSKDNFTASITHEIRVSGTQGIQWRKASAQRAQANTYLRNDYMSTTEQQPSQQKANTPDELTTFCDFPEITHIAISGATVCISTQDNRCMDVQMTSSQEARSFISLLDGYYRLTADAHHYVCHEVASPRVVLSEANGLHGPMHDDFVLLKLKKEAAEEGAFLVRWSVLDYHRIILAVLNINKDKQTPVHKQFRIKYKDSKFSLEGWDQEFSSLKELTDSLKTFVLKSGPDNFTLRKCCFPRQGEVSNLLVMRQGIDHHVHNSMSLNMTQLRFHQIKDKEIMQEQHLGRGTRTNIYSGRLLVKLKGHSEDDDEFNNNSGQKGTRVVLKILDQSHKDIALAFFETASLMSQVSHSHLVFVHGVSVKGSENIMVEEYVEFGPLDLFLRKEKALVTPQWKFIVAIQLASALSYLETRRLVHGNVCAKNILVARRGLDPGTAPFIKLSDPGIALNILSREERLDRIPWIAPECVESGIPTGNAADQWSFGVTLLEICNNGDVPISGCTLAKKERFYQQKSRLAEPSSQELASFISMCLNYEPLERPSFHTVLRELIDLKIKNPDMSPSETLPDADPNVFHKRHLKEIRDLGEGHFGKVTLYQYDPANDGTGERVAVKALKQENSFMPDCWMKEIEILRSLDHINIVKYKGCCAELGGQVLQLIMEFLPLGSLRDYLPKRKLGISQCLMFAQQICQGMDYLHSMRYVHRDLAARNVLVENDGLVKIGDFGLTKYIPEGEIYYRVREDGDSPVFWYAIECLKESKFSFSSDIWSFGVTLYEILTRCDQRQSPQNKYAEMIDPNHEQMNVMVLIKLLEKQLRLPCPKDCPHEVKLLMENCWATDPKQRPSFQSLIEKLEAIRRTYDWQLNINFSLAQIC from the exons ATGTCAAGAAATTGGTTGCTCAGGCGTTCAAGGCCAGCCAAGAATGTCAAGACTGAGGCTCCCCAGGGTGAAGGCATCCATGTTTTCCTCTTCTGGACGAAGGATGGGGAGAAATATTTGTCCCACACGAGTGGAAAGATCACAGCCGAGGATCTGTGCATCTCAGCTGCAGAGGCCGTAG GGATAACCCCTGTGTGCCATGTGCTGTTCGCCCTGTACGAGCCGCAGTCGCGCTGCTGGTACAGTCCAAATCATGTTTTCAGCCCAGAGGAGAACCCCAGCCTGGTGCTCCACTACTGTATGAG GTTTTACTTTCGGAATTGGCACGGACTGAACAAGGAGCCCACTGTTAGCCGTTATCGTGCCAAATCTGGGAGCGATCAAGGGGGATCCCCTCTGCTTGAACTCACATCCTTAGAATATTTGTTCTCTCAG GCGAAATATGAATTTGTGAACGAAGTAATGCAGTTGGAAGAAGTTcagtcagaggaggagctaAATCGATTCAAAAATGAGAGCTTGGGGATGGCTGTGCTTCATCTCTCACACCAGGCGTTGGAAACAGGCTCTACTTTGCGAGATGTTGCAAAAAAAGTCAG CTTCCTCCACTGTATTCCAAAGTCTGTCGCCAAGCACATCTCCAAAAACAACATCCTGACTAGATTCAGGATCCAGCGGGTGTTTGCAGAATTCGTGCGGACCTTCCAGATGCACACCGTGGATAAGGGGCGACTGGGCCCCAACGAGATCATGTACAAGTACATTTCCACTATTGAGCACTTGGCACCGTGTTTTGGCACAGAGACCTTCAATGTTATCCAACTAGAGCTGAGGGAGGCCGGTGATGGAGGTAGCTCTTACGCCAACACCACCCATGCGCAGGGTGTCTCTAAAGACAACTTCACAGCTTCCATCACACATGAGATACGTGTGTCTGGCACCCAGGGGATTCAGTGGAGGAAGGCATCTGCTCAGAGG GCACAGGCAAATACTTACCTCAGAAACGACTACATGAGCACAACGGAACAGCAGCCCAGCCAGCAAAAGGCAAACACTCCTGACGAGCTGACCACCTTCTGTGATTTCCCTGAAATAACTCACATAGCCATCAGTGGAGCTACTGTATGCATTAGCACTCAGGACAATCGCTGCATG GACGTTCAGATGACCTCCAGCCAGGAGGCCCGTTCCTTCATCTCCCTCCTGGATGGATACTATCGGCTGACTGCAGACGCCCACCACTATGTTTGTCATGAAGTGGCTTCCCCTAGGGTAGTGCTGAGTGAAGCGAACGGACTGCATGGGCCGATGCA TGATGATTTtgtgctgctgaagctgaaaaaggaggcagcagaggagggagCTTTCCTTGTACGTTGGAGTGTTCTTGACTACCACCGCATCATCTTAGCTGTGctaaacataaataaa gacaaacaaacaccagTCCACAAGCAGTTTCGGATTAAGTACAAGGATTCAAAGTTCTCTCTGGAGGGCTGGGACCAAGAATTTTCCAGTTTGAAGGAGCTGACAGACAGCCTGAAGACGTTTGTGCTCAAGTCTGGACCAGACAACTTTACTCTGAGAAAATGCTGTTTTCCAAGACAAGGAG AGGTATCCAACCTTCTGGTGATGAGACAAGGTATCGATCACCACGTTCACAACTCCATGTCCCTGAATATGACACAGCTACGCTTCCACCAGATCAAGGACAAGGAGATAATGCAG GAACAGCACCTGGGCCGTGGAACCAGAACTAACATCTACTCAGGGCGTCTTCTGGTGAAGCTGAAAGGACACAGCGAAGATGACGACGAGTTCAACAACAACTCGGGCCAGAAAGGGACCCGAGTGGTTCTCAAGATTCTAGACCAAAGCCATAAAGATATTGCACTA GCATTTTTTGAAACTGCCAGTCTCATGAGCCAGGTGTCCCACAGTCACTTGGTGTTTGTGCACGGCGTGTCAGTCAAAGGATCTGAAA ACATCATGGTGGAAGAATATGTGGAGTTTGGGCCTTTGGATCTTTTCCTTCGCAAAGAAAAGGCATTAGTGACCCCTCAGTGGAAATTTATTGTTGCAATACAACTTGCCAGTGCTCTCAGCTATCTT GAGACCAGGAGGCTGGTCCATGGAAATGTTTGTGCCAAGAACATCCTGGTGGCTCGGCGTGGCCTGGATCCCGGTACAGCTCCTTTCATCAAGCTGAGTGACCCAGGAATTGCTCTGAATATTCTCTCTCGGGAAG AGCGTCTTGATCGTATCCCATGGATCGCTCCCGAGTGTGTAGAAAGCGGCATTCCCACTGGGAATGCTGCTGACCAGTGGAGCTTTGGTGTCACGCTGCTTGAAATCTGCAACAACGGCGATGTTCCAATCAGTGGCTGTACATTGGCTAAG AAAGAGCGCTTTTATCAGCAAAAGAGCCGCTTAGCTGAGCCATCGTCGCAGGAACTTGCCAGCTTTATCAGCATGTGTTTGAACTACGAACCTTTGGAAAGGCCTTCGTTTCACACTGTGCTGAGAGAGCTCATCGACCTCAAGATCAAAA ACCCTGATATGTCCCCAAGTGAAACACTCCCAGACGCTGACCCTAACGTGTTCCATAAACGCCATCTGAAAGAGATTCGGGATTTGGGAgag GGTCACTTTGGAAAGGTGACTCTCTATCAATACGACCCTGCCAACGATGGGACTGGGGAGCGTGTGGCAGTGAAGGCTTTGAAACAAGAAAATAGTTTCATGCCTGACTGCTGGATGAAAGAGATCGAGATCCTGAGGTCGCTTGATCACATCAACATCGTGAAATACAAGGGCTGTTGTGCAGAACTGG GTGGACAGGTATTGCAGCTGATAATGGAGTTCCTTCCTTTGGGGAGTCTCCGAGACTACCTTCCCAAACGTAAACTAGGGATTTCCCAGTGCCTCATGTTTGCTCAGCAGATTTGTCAG gGGATGGATTACTTGCACTCAATGCGATACGTCCATCGAGACCTTGCTGCCCGAAATGTCTTAGTGGAAAATGATGGCTTAGTGAAGATTGGAGACTTTGGCCTGACGAAGTACATCCCAGAAGGAGAAATCTACTACCGTGTACGGGAGGATGGGGACAGTCCAGTGTTCTG GTATGCTATTGAGTGCCTGAAGGAGAGCAAATTTTCCTTTTCGTCGGACATTTGGTCCTTTGGCGTGACATTGTATGAGATCCTTACCCGTTGTGACCAGCGCCAAAGCCCACAAAAC AAATACGCTGAAATGATAGATCCAAATCACGAACAGATGAATGTGATGGTTCTGATAAAACTGTTGGAGAAACAGCTTCGACTCCCTTGTCCTAAAGATTGTCCCCATGAG GTGAAACTGTTGATGGAAAACTGTTGGGCCACAGACCCCAAACAACGGCCATCATTCCAATCGCTCATTGAAAAGCTGGAGGCGATTCGCCGAACATACGACTGGCAGCTGAATATAAACTTTTCCCTGGCCCAGATCTGCTGA